In Buchnera aphidicola (Takecallis taiwana), the genomic stretch TGTAAATTTTAATATTACGCGTAATTTTTGGAGTAACAATATTTTTTCTTGCATATCGGTATAATGGACGACCTTGATATTTTATTGCAGAATATATTGGTGCAATTTGAACAGTCTGTTTTTGTAATTTACGTAATGCTTCATATAACTGACGAGTGGAAAATTTTACCTTTCTACTATTTAATACTATACCTTCAGTGTCATAAGTTGAAGTAGCTTCACCAAATTTTGCTATAGTATAATAACACTTTTTAGAATGAGTTAATTGTTCTGAAAATTTTGTACTTTCCCCAAAACAAATAGGTAATAATCCTGTTGCAAGTGGATCTAGGGTACCAATATAACCTGCTTTTTTAGCACAAAAAATTTTCTTTACTTTTTGAAGTATTTTATTTGATGATATACCTGTTGGTTTATCCAACAAAAATATACCATGAATATCATTTTTACACATTATATAATTAACTTAAATTATCAAAAATATATTATTAAAATAAATTTATATTTTTTTTAGTAATTGTACAATTTTCATACCTTGTATTAAAGAATTATCGTTATAAAAAATAATAACTGGTATTTTACGTAACTGCATTATTTGACATAACACACGTCGGATATAACCGGATGCTTTTTGTAAAATATGCAATATATCATCGTTTATATTCTTATGAACGATTTTTTTTTTTAATAAAATAGAATTTTCCATATAACTAATAAAAATCTTTGCACATGATAAATCACGCGACATTTTTACCATCGATACTGTAATAAATGCATTTATTCTTGGATCCCTAAATTGATTTTGTAAAATATTTGATATTGCTTTTTTTAATTCTTCTGCTATACGCATAGAACGATAAGAATGTTTTTGATACTTATTATGTAATAATTTCATATATTAATACATCTATGATATATTTTGTGAATTTGAATGTTTAATTTCAATTGTCTTAAATGATTCTATTATATCTCCAATACAAATATCATTATAATCTTTTATTCCAATTCCACATTCTTTACCAATACCAACTGATTTAACATCCTCCTTAAAACGTCTTAAGGATTCTAATTCGCCTTTATATATTATGGTTTTATTTCTTAATATATGAATAGGATGAATACGTTTAATTATACCACTAATTACCATACAACCTGCAATAAAGATAGATTTTGTAGGTTTAAAAATGTCTCTAATTTCAGCTGATCCAATAATTACTGTTTTATATTGTGGAGCTATCATACCTGAAACAATTAATTTAACATCATCAATTAAATGATATATTACAGAATAATAACGAGCATCGATATTATTTATTTTTATTGCACGTTTAGCTAATACATTTGGAGTAACATTAAAACCAATAATCATCGCCTGTGTTGCTACTGCAAATGCAACATCAGTTTCAGTAATATTACCAACATTAGCACTAATAATCTTAATACAAACATATTGATTAGATAAATTTTGTATAACATGTGTGATTGCTTCTAATGATCCTTTAACATCAGATTTTAAAATTAAATTTAATATAGAATTTTTATTTTTATTTAAATTGTTAAACATATGGTGTACATCTATCGGTGGAATATTAGCTATTTTTTGTTTTTGTAACTGATTTTTTCGATATAATACGATTTCACGAGCTTGTTTTTCATGTTGCACGACATATACAATATCTCCACTAGAAGGTATACCAGATAATCCTAAAACTTCTACAGGAATTGATGGACCGGCATCTTGTACTGAACAACCAAAAGGATCTTTCATGGAACGAACTTTTCCATAATATATACCACATAGTATACTATGACCTTGTTGTAATTTCCCCTCACGAATTAATATAGTTGCTATTGGACCACGATATTTATCAAGACGAGCTTCAAGTATGACACCATTAGCCATACCATCTACTCTAGCAGAAAGTTCTAAGATTTCAGCTTGTAATAATATCGCTTGTAATAATTCATCTACTCCTTGTCCAGTAACAGCAGAAATATTAATAAAAATTACTTCACCACCCCATTCTTCCGCCATAATATCAAACTTTAATAGTTCTTTTTTAATGCTTTCAGGATCTGCTTCTAGTTTATCAATTTTATTTATTGCTACTAATATTGGAACACCAGCTGATTTTGCATGTTGAATCGCTTCTATAGTTTGAGGTTTTACACCGTCATCAGCTGCAACAACTAAAACTACAATATCAGTTACTTGCGCTCCGCGAGCACGCATTGCTGTAAATGCAGCATGTCCGGGTGTATCTAAGAAAGTAATGAGCCCACCTTGTGTTTTTACACAATAAGCACCAATATGCTGAGTAATTCCACCAGATTCATGAAGTGCAACCTTTGTAGAACGAATATAATCTAATAAAGATGTTTTACCATGATCTACATGACCCATTATTGTAACTACAGGAGGCCTATTTTTCTTTAAGAATTTATGATTTAAATTGATACTTTCTTGTAACATTAATGTTTCTGAATTATTTTTTTGTTTTAAAACTGCTTCATGACCCATTTCTTCGATTATTAATTGCGCTGTTTCCTGATCAATAATCTGGTTTTCTGTAACTACATTACCCATACTCAAAATTTTTTCAATTAATTGTACAGTTTTAATAGACAATTTATTTGCTAATTCAAGTATAGAAATGGTGTTATTAATGACAATTTTTTTTAATATATGTTTGTTTGGTTTGACAAAACCTTGACGTAATAAACGATATTGTTGATTTTTTAAAATATTTTTATCATTATTATAGCTAGAAATATGATTTTTATTATTTATTTTTTCTTTTTTATTATCAATATTAATATTTTCTTCAACAATATTATGTACAGCATCTAATTCATTCAAATTAACAATTTTTTTTAAATGATTTCCAGAAGATAACTTTTTATTCATAATTCTATTTGATGAGGTAATTTTATTTTTTTTTACAGTATTGATAGTATTTTTTTTGTAATGTGTAGTATGTTTTACACTAATATTGTTTTTTGCAACAGTCGTATTAGATGCGTTAGTAAAATTATTATTTTTATTACTAAGATTTACTTTTAAATGGATATTGTTATTAATAGAATTATTTTCATGAAATAATGCCGGTTTTTTATTATGAGATTTATTTAATGATTCAGAGTATATTTCATGATCTACTTGGTGAACAGTATCAGGAGTAATATTTACCATCCGTTCTCTAGTATGTAAGGTATTGTATTCTTTAATATTTTGTATATCATGTAAAACATTCTGTCTATTATTTTTTTTACGTAAAATACGTAATGATAACTCATTTTTTGAAGATAAATAATGTAACAATAATTTTTTTTCTTGTACAGTTACGTAATCATTTTTATTTTTTATAATACCAATATTAGAAAAATTTTTTATTAATTCAGAAATCGTGATATTCATTTCATATGATAAAGCTTGTAACGTCATATTATTCATATTATTCCTTATAATGTACATCAAATTTGTATCACAATAATATAACATAAGATATCATGATTAACAAAAGTATGTTATTATATAATGTAATTATAATAATTTAATAAACTCTATTAGTATAAAAATCACAATATTATATAAATTGAGTATACTATAAAAAAGAATGACAATTATTGATTACTAATAAATTTGTTAAATAACTATCTGACTGTTCTTGTAAAATGTTTACCACATTAGCATTGATACCTTGAATCTTGATTAATTTATTATACGGAGTACATATTAATTCCGGCAAAGAAGAAAACCCCGCATATATTAATATATTAACAATTCTACTATTTACATTTAAACATTGATTAAATATATTACGAATCTTATTTATTTTAATATTATTTTTACTATTTACATCATTTGCGGCCATAATGTTTAATTCCCATCCACTTAATTGTGCTGCTAATCTCACGTTTTGACCATTTCTACCAATCGCCTGTGCTAAATTTTTAGAATCTACTACAAGATCCATAGCATGTATGTTTTCATGAACAATTACAGAATCTACATGTATTGGAGACATAGCATTTATTACAAACTGCGCGGGATCATTACTCCATAAAATAACATCAATTCTTTCTCCACTCATTTCTCCTGATACAGATTGTACTCGTGCACCACGCATACCAACACATGCACCAACTGGATCTATTGTTGTATTATTTGCTTTAACAGCAACTTTAGCACGTAATCCAGGATCTCGAGCAACAGCTTGAATTGTGATAATTTTTTGATTAATCTCTGGCACTTCAATACGAAATAATTCAACTAACATTTCACCTCGTGAACGACTAATAAATAACTGTATGCCATTCGCTGTTGACCGTATTTCATATAATACTCCACGTATACGATCTCCAATACTAAATTTTTCTTTAGGTAACATATCCCGTCTTAAAATAATACCCTCAATAGAATTCCCCAAATCTAAAATCATAAAATCACGATTAATTTTTTTTACTGTGCTCTGAATGATTTTACCCTTATATTCATGGAATTTATTCGACATCATTAATAATTCTGCTTCTCTTACTTTTTTAATAATAATTTTTTTTGCTTCTTGAGTAGAAATTCGATCAAAATTGATTGATGTAATTATATTTTCTACAAATTCACCAATTTGTACTGCTGGATTATCAACACGTGCTTTTATTAAAGAAATTTCTCTTTCAGGATTAATAACATGATTTACAACAGTCCATCTACGATACGTATTTAAAATTCCACTTGATCGATCAATATTGACTCTAACATCAATATCATAAGTATATTGTTTTTTTGTTGCTATTGTTAAAGCAAGTTCTAACGCTTCAAATATTTTTTCACGAGGTAAAGATTTTTCACGAGATACTAACTCAACTACAGATAAAATTTCGATATTCATTACATCAACCCCCAAGATATTTAATATCTTGATAAAATATTATATTCCATATTTGTAGCAAACAAAATAATATCAATATGTTAAAAAAGATTATATAAAAATATTTTATTATACCGAGAGTGGGATTTGAACCCACATGCTATAAAAGCACTATCCCCTCAAGATAGCGTGTCTACCAGTTTCACCATCTCGGCAAAATATAATTTGTAATTATTTAAAATAAGTCATTTATACAATTA encodes the following:
- the rbfA gene encoding 30S ribosome-binding factor RbfA, translating into MKLLHNKYQKHSYRSMRIAEELKKAISNILQNQFRDPRINAFITVSMVKMSRDLSCAKIFISYMENSILLKKKIVHKNINDDILHILQKASGYIRRVLCQIMQLRKIPVIIFYNDNSLIQGMKIVQLLKKI
- the infB gene encoding translation initiation factor IF-2; protein product: MNNMTLQALSYEMNITISELIKNFSNIGIIKNKNDYVTVQEKKLLLHYLSSKNELSLRILRKKNNRQNVLHDIQNIKEYNTLHTRERMVNITPDTVHQVDHEIYSESLNKSHNKKPALFHENNSINNNIHLKVNLSNKNNNFTNASNTTVAKNNISVKHTTHYKKNTINTVKKNKITSSNRIMNKKLSSGNHLKKIVNLNELDAVHNIVEENINIDNKKEKINNKNHISSYNNDKNILKNQQYRLLRQGFVKPNKHILKKIVINNTISILELANKLSIKTVQLIEKILSMGNVVTENQIIDQETAQLIIEEMGHEAVLKQKNNSETLMLQESINLNHKFLKKNRPPVVTIMGHVDHGKTSLLDYIRSTKVALHESGGITQHIGAYCVKTQGGLITFLDTPGHAAFTAMRARGAQVTDIVVLVVAADDGVKPQTIEAIQHAKSAGVPILVAINKIDKLEADPESIKKELLKFDIMAEEWGGEVIFINISAVTGQGVDELLQAILLQAEILELSARVDGMANGVILEARLDKYRGPIATILIREGKLQQGHSILCGIYYGKVRSMKDPFGCSVQDAGPSIPVEVLGLSGIPSSGDIVYVVQHEKQAREIVLYRKNQLQKQKIANIPPIDVHHMFNNLNKNKNSILNLILKSDVKGSLEAITHVIQNLSNQYVCIKIISANVGNITETDVAFAVATQAMIIGFNVTPNVLAKRAIKINNIDARYYSVIYHLIDDVKLIVSGMIAPQYKTVIIGSAEIRDIFKPTKSIFIAGCMVISGIIKRIHPIHILRNKTIIYKGELESLRRFKEDVKSVGIGKECGIGIKDYNDICIGDIIESFKTIEIKHSNSQNIS
- the nusA gene encoding transcription termination factor NusA, with amino-acid sequence MNIEILSVVELVSREKSLPREKIFEALELALTIATKKQYTYDIDVRVNIDRSSGILNTYRRWTVVNHVINPEREISLIKARVDNPAVQIGEFVENIITSINFDRISTQEAKKIIIKKVREAELLMMSNKFHEYKGKIIQSTVKKINRDFMILDLGNSIEGIILRRDMLPKEKFSIGDRIRGVLYEIRSTANGIQLFISRSRGEMLVELFRIEVPEINQKIITIQAVARDPGLRAKVAVKANNTTIDPVGACVGMRGARVQSVSGEMSGERIDVILWSNDPAQFVINAMSPIHVDSVIVHENIHAMDLVVDSKNLAQAIGRNGQNVRLAAQLSGWELNIMAANDVNSKNNIKINKIRNIFNQCLNVNSRIVNILIYAGFSSLPELICTPYNKLIKIQGINANVVNILQEQSDSYLTNLLVINNCHSFL